In Musa acuminata AAA Group cultivar baxijiao chromosome BXJ2-10, Cavendish_Baxijiao_AAA, whole genome shotgun sequence, a genomic segment contains:
- the LOC103969124 gene encoding uncharacterized protein LOC103969124: MKRRVGGSGGAPTDLLVCFPSRAHLTLMPKPICSPSRTAEAGKRHQARSGTRGQVSPLFRTKSKSMSSEIAEPTSPKVTCAGQIKVRPKSRTRQPPSGGGDKNWLSVVEQIERLHKQRKRAHWLDTGSLKKDIMHVIGALRGLRFNMRCFGAFQGPVDCITDEEDGEGCEEEQEEEEAETSTASRTMFSKLFMLLEENQGTRCKKEGKEEVQEEEDEDEEEEEEEEDEEEAERDECKAPPSSAPPPNALLLMRCRSAPAKGWLKRSGEEETEDEAGEEVTAQMTKEEEKDKERLVLMSYAPDFFKISTDIAKETWVVGSMDPLARSRSWRR; encoded by the coding sequence ATGAAGCGAAGAGTGGGAGGAAGTGGAGGAGCTCCGACAGACCTTCTTGTCTGCTTTCCGTCCCGAGCACACCTGACATTGATGCCGAAGCCGATATGCAGTCCCTCTCGGACAGCCGAAGCCGGGAAGCGCCACCAGGCGAGGTCTGGAACTCGTGGCCAGGTGAGTCCCCTCTTCAGGACCAAAAGCAAGAGCATGAGCTCGGAGATCGCGGAGCCGACGTCCCCCAAGGTTACATGCGCTGGTCAGATCAAGGTGAGGCCCAAGTCCAGGACAAGGCAGCCTCCGAGTGGTGGCGGCGACAAGAATTGGCTCTCTGTGGTGGAGCAGATCGAGAGGCTGCACAAGCAACGGAAGAGGGCTCATTGGCTAGACACGGGTAGCCTCAAGAAGGACATCATGCATGTCATCGGCGCCCTCCGAGGCCTCCGCTTCAACATGCGGTGCTTCGGCGCATTCCAAGGCCCGGTGGATTGCATAACCGATGAGGAAGACGGCGAGGGATGCGaagaagagcaggaggaggaggaagcagagACCAGCACTGCGTCTAGAACAATGTTCTCAAAGTTGTTCATGCTGCTGGAAGAGAACCAAGGTACAAGATGTAAGAAAGAAGGCAAGGAAGAAGtacaagaagaagaggatgaggatgaggaagaagaagaagaggaggaggacgaggaggaggcagAGAGAGATGAATGCAAAGCACCACCTTCTTCCGCGCCACCTCCAAATGCGCTCCTGCTGATGAGATGCCGATCGGCACCGGCAAAAGGGTGGCTCAAGCGAAGTGgagaagaagaaacagaagatgaagcaggagagGAGGTGACTGCACAGATGAccaaagaggaggagaaggacaaGGAAAGGTTGGTTCTAATGAGCTACGCTCCCGACTTCTTCAAGATCTCGACGGACATCGCAAAGGAGACTTGGGTCGTCGGAAGCATGGATCCACTGGCGAGGAGCCGCAGCTGGAGAAGATGA
- the LOC103969127 gene encoding large ribosomal subunit protein uL29c has protein sequence MIALGVSSPSSSSSVHHVLASLGISPRLHSWRASSFRGIRLEAGVRTATPLSYRSGASGGRMVVNMAKREEEMKEIRAKTTEEINEEVIDLKGELLMLRLQKSARNEFKSSEFGRMRKRIARMLTVKREREIEEGINKRLSRKLDRKWKKSIVVRPPPSLRKKQEEQKAAEAEKSS, from the exons ATGATAGCGCTCGGGGTCTCGTCGCCGTCGTCGTCTTCCTCAGTGCATCACGTCCTCGCTTCTCTTGGGATTTCACCTCGACTGCATTCATGGAGGGCTTCCTCATTCCGTGGAATCCGACTGGAGGCTGGCGTCCGAACTGCGACCCCGCTGTCGTATCGCAGTGGCGCCAGCGGCGGACGGATGGTGGTGAATATGGCGAAGCGGGAGGAGGAGATGAAGGAGATTCGGGCGAAGACGACGGAGGAGATCAACGAGGAGGTGATCGACCTCAAAGGGGAGCTCCTCATGCTCCGCCTTCAGAAATCTGCACGGAACGAGTTCAAATCCAGCGAGTTCGGACGCATGCGCAAAAGG ATTGCTCGAATGCTGACGGTAAAAAGGGAGAGAGAGATTGAAGAGGGGATAAACAAAAGATTGTCAAGGAAGCTTGACAGGAAATGGAAAAAGAGTATTGTGGTCAGGCCACCTCCTTCCCTAAGGAAGAAGCAAGAGGAGCAGAAAGCTGCAGAAGCAGAAAAGTCATCATAG
- the LOC103969123 gene encoding probable trehalose-phosphate phosphatase 6 encodes MTKQNVVPAEAVAAITAAAAVASSSPLYPYPPPRSFQKKYLSQLDFAGGRIGTWVESMKASSPTHTKAVGAIGVPVDEQSAAWIMRYPSALTKFEQIMSASKGKQIVMFLDYDGTLSPIVEDPDSAFMTDAMRAAVRNVARYFPTAIVTGRCLEKVIDFVGLTELYYAGSHGMDIKGPAKPRHTKAKAKSVLFQPAREFLPMIDGVYRSLLERTKSTAGAKVENNKFCVSVHFRCVDEKSWGALIEQVRSVMKEYPKLRLTQGRKVLEIRPTIKWDKGKALEFLLESLGFADCKDVMPVYIGDDRTDEDAFKVLRDRGQGLGILVSKFPKETNATYSLQEPTEVKDFLVRLVEWKRPTMKALSKV; translated from the exons ATGACGAAGCAGAATGTCGTGCCGGCGGAAGCCGTGGCGGCCATCACGGCCGCGGCCGCGGTGGCGAGCTCGTCCCCCCTGTACCCCTACCCGCCCCCGCGATCCTTCCAGAAGAAGTACCTCTCCCAGCTCGACTTCGCCGGCGGCAGGATCGGCACGTGGGTGGAGTCCATGAAGGCCTCCTCGCCCACCCACACCAAGGCGGTCGGCGCCATAGGAGTTCCCGTCGATGAGCAGTCCGCCGCGTGGATC ATGCGGTACCCCTCGGCTTTGACCAAGTTCGAGCAAATCATGAGCGCCTCCAAAGGGAAGCAGATCGTGATGTTCCTGGATTATGACGGCACGCTCTCACCCATCGTCGAAGACCCTGACTCCGCCTTCATGACCGACGCG ATGAGAGCGGCAGTGAGGAACGTGGCGAGATACTTCCCTACCGCGATCGTTACCGGGCGATGCCTGGAAAAG GTCATTGACTTCGTGGGATTGACGGAGCTATACTACGCCGGTAGCCACGGCATGGACATCAAGGGCCCGGCGAAGCCCCGGCACACCAAGGCCAAG GCCAAATCGGTTCTCTTTCAACCAGCTCGCGAGTTCCTCCCCATGATAGATGGG GTCTACAGATCTCTGCTGGAGAGAACCAAATCCACGGCTGGCGCCAAGGTGGAGAACAACAAGTTCTGCGTGTCTGTCCACTTCAGATGTGTGGATGAAAAG AGCTGGGGTGCACTGATCGAGCAGGTGAGGTCTGTGATGAAGGAGTACCCCAAACTTCGGCTCACACAAGGAAGAAAG GTTCTGGAGATTCGTCCAACTATTAAGTGGGACAAGGGGAAGGCGTTGGAGTTCCTATTGGAGTCACTCG GATTTGCGGACTGCAAGGACGTAATGCCGGTCTACATCGGAGATGATCGCACCGATGAAGATGCCTTCAAG GTTCTGCGAGACCGTGGGCAGGGCCTCGGCATCCTTGTTTCCAAGTTCCCCAAGGAAACGAATGCTACTTACTCGCTGCAGGAGCCGACCGAG GTGAAGGACTTCTTGGTGCGGCTGGTGGAGTGGAAGCGCCCGACGATGAAGGCTCTGTCGAAGGTGTAG
- the LOC135625291 gene encoding uncharacterized protein LOC135625291: protein MDRSTPVRKSHTSTADLLTWSETQPTAADQATPPSRRTLKPAGGITPVMFGAQMSAEEAESLNKRKPCSSSKMREMTGSGIFAAESESDTMESDDAVSNPISKTSVRICQQAVSAISQISFSAEETVSTKKPTSIAEVAKQRELSGTTESELDAKIKKQLSEAKSKELSGHDIFGPPPEVPARPLAARNLELRGHLDFVLPQPRNVHTSVKVTNPAGGPSDIIFSEETITETTKKIHTQKFQELTGNDIFKEDAPPGSAEKPLSEAKLREMSGSDIFADGKAASRDYFGGVRKPPGGESSIALV, encoded by the exons ATGGATCGTAGTACTCCGGTGAGGAAGTCGCACACCTCCACTGCCGATCTGCTGACGTGGTCGGAGACGCAGCCGACGGCGGCTGATCAGGCGACGCCGCCTTCCCGCCGGACCCTCAAG CCGGCGGGAGGGATCACCCCGGTGATGTTCGGGGCGCAGATGTCCGCCGAGGAGGCCGAGAGCTTGAACAAAAG GAAACCCTGTTCAAGCTCGAAAATGCGGGAGATGACTGGAAGTGGTATCTTTGCAGCAGAGAGTGAGAGTGATACAATGGAATCCGACGATGCAGTTTCAAATCCTATTAGTAAGACAAGTGTGCGAATTTGTCAG CAAGCCGTTAGTGCAATTAGCCAGATCTCATTCAGTGCTGAAGAGACAGTTTCCACAAAGAAGCCTACTTCAATCGCTGAGGTAGCAAAGCAACGAGAGCTAAGTGGAACAACTGAGAGTGAGTTAGATGCTAAAATCAAGAAGCAGCTGTCTGAAGCGAAGAGCAAAGAGCTCAGTGGGCATGACATCTTTGGTCCTCCTCCTGAGGTTCCAGCCAGGCCGTTAGCTGCAAGGAATTTGGAGCTGAGGGGTCACTTGGATTTTGTCTTGCCGCAGCCTCGCAACGTACATACATCAGTTAAAGTAACTAAT CCGGCTGGGGGTCCTAGCGATATCATTTTTAGTGAGGAAACCATCACCGAGACAACAAAGAAGATCCACACTCAGAAGTTCCAAGAGCTGACGGGCAATGACATATTCAAGGAAGATGCACCCCCGGGATCTGCTGAGAAGCCACTGAGCGAGGCAAAGCTAAGAGAGATGAGCGGCAGCGACATCTTTGCTGATGGGAAAGCTGCCTCCAGAGACTACTTCGGTGGAGTCCGTAAGCCTCCTGGTGGTGAGAGCAGCATTGCTCTGGTTTAG
- the LOC103969128 gene encoding transcription factor MYB92, with protein MCTLQPTTTQSPPRVSMGRSPCCDEHGLKKGPWTPEEDQKLVQYIQKHGHGSWRALPKLAGLNRCGKSCRLRWTNYLRPDIKRGNFSPEEEQTILNLHSILGNKWSAIAMHLPGRTDNEIKNLWHTHLKKKLIQMGFDPMTHRPRTDFFTALPQLLALLQLHQLMNSHPQDDDHTARLQVLEAIQAAKLQYFQCLIQSVSATSNNSYNCSDLETISLLSSQMTSSFPSHNPPQNIDSSNQLASFFEPPESNDTKQCSNFSGFNQGENNKPRTPFASPLPPLTDVSVTNQGDGCSITSCDGNGTPFCWPEIMLDDQFMSEFI; from the exons ATGTGCACTCTCCAACccaccaccacccagtctcctcCTAGGGTTTCAATGGGGAGATCTCCCTGCTGTGATGAACATGGCCTTAAGAAAGGTCCCTGGACTCCTGAAGAAGACCAGAAGCTGGTCCAATACATTCAAAAGCATGGCCATGGCAGCTGGAGAGCACTCCCAAAACTTGCAG GACTTAATCGATGCGGCAAGAGCTGCAGGCTCAGATGGACCAACTACTTGAGGCCAGACATCAAGAGAGGCAACTTCTCCCCAGAAGAAGAGCAAACCATTCTCAACCTCCATTCCATCCTAGGCAACAA GTGGTCTGCAATCGCAATGCACCTTCCCGGGCGGACCGACAATGAGATCAAGAACTTGTGGCACACTCACCTCAAGAAGAAGCTGATCCAAATGGGTTTTGACCCGATGACGCACCGCCCGAGGACCGACTTCTTCACTGCCCTTCCCCAGCTGTTGGCTCTGCTCCAGCTCCACCAGCTCATGAACAGCCACCCACAGGATGACGACCACACTGCACGGCTCCAGGTGTTGGAGGCAATCCAGGCTGCAAAGCTCCAGTATTTTCAATGCCTGATACAGTCGGTCAGTGCCACCTCAAATAACTCCTACAACTGTAGTGACTTGGAGACCATAAGCCTGCTTAGTTCTCAGATGACTTCGTCTTTCCCTTCTCACAATCCTCCTCAGAATATTGATAGCAGCAACCAATTGGCATCCTTCTTTGAGCCACCTGAAAGCAATGATACCAAACAATGCTCAAACTTTTCTGGGTTTAACCAGGGAGAGAACAACAAGCCAAGAACACCATTTGCatcacctcttcctcctctcactGATGTCTCGGTTACAAACCAGGGGGATGGTTGTAGTATTACTAGCTGTGATGGAAATGGGACTCCTTTCTGCTGGCCTGAGATCATGCTTGATGACCAATTTATGAGCGagttcatctaa
- the LOC135625292 gene encoding uncharacterized protein LOC135625292, with protein MGTVAAGRWTLVLVNLAAILERADEALLPAVYKEVGAALHVSPAGLGSLTLFRSIVQSSCYPLAAYMAARHNRTHVIALGAFLWATATFLVALSNTYLQVAISRAFNGVGLALVIPAIQSLVADSTDDSIRGSAFGWLQLTGNIGSILGGCFSLLLASTTFMGIAGWRVAFHVVGIISVVVGLLIRIFAVDPHFSDDVKPADAFLTRKSVREEVKYMLDEAKAVIKIPSFQIIVAQGVAGSFPWSALLFAPMWLELIGYSHNQTGVLMSMFIIASSLGGPLGGKMGDCLAKYFPNSGRIFFSQITSGSAIPLAALLMLFLPDNPSAELGHALLMFVTGLSISLSGPATNSPISAEIVPEKSRTSIYALDRSFVSVLSSFAPPTVGILAEHVYGYKPIFYGPSESTSVEIDRQNASSLAKALYTAIAIPMLLCCFIYSFLYCTYP; from the exons ATGGGGACTGTGGCGGCCGGGCGGTGGACGTTGGTGCTGGTGAACCTGGCGGCGATCTTGGAGCGCGCCGATGAGGCGCTGCTGCCGGCGGTGTACAAGGAAGTGGGGGCGGCGCTTCACGTCTCCCCCGCCGGGCTTGGCTCCCTCACCCTCTTCCGCTCCATCGTCCAGTCCTCCTGCTACCCCCTCGCCGCCTACATGGCCGCCCGACACAATCGCACCCACGTCATAGCCCTCGGCGCCTTCCTCTGGGCCACAGCCACCTTCCTTGTCGCTCTATCCAACACCTATCTCCAG GTAGCAATCTCAAGAGCTTTCAATGGCGTTGGACTAGCCTTGGTGATACCTGCCATCCAGTCCCTTGTTGCTGACTCTACTGATGATAGCATTCGTGGTTCAGCTTTCGGATGGTTACAACTGACTGGCAATATCGGTTCCATCCTTGGTGGTTGCTTCTCTCTACTATTAGCTTCCACTACGTTCATGGGAATTGCTGGTTGGAGGGTTGCTTTTCATGTGGTTGGAATAATAAGTGTGGTTGTTGGACTACTCATCCGAATCTTTGCGGTGGATCCTCATTTTTCTGATGATGTCAAACCAGCTGATGCGTTTCTCACACGGAAATCTGTCAGGGAAGAAGTGAAGTATATGCTTGACGAAGCAAAGGCTGTTATAAAAATCCCATCGTTTCAGATCATTGTGGCTCAAGGAGTTGCTGGTTCATTTCCATGGTCTGCCTTATTGTTTGCACCCATGTGGTTAGAGCTCATTGGTTACTCTCATAATCAAACTGGGGTCCTCATGAGTATGTTTATCATTGCAAGTTCACTTGGAGGACCATTAGGAGGAAAGATGGGGGATTGTCTTGCTAAATATTTTCCCAACTCTGGAAGGATATTTTTTTCCCAGATAACTTCAGGCTCTGCAATCCCACTTGCAGCCTTGTTGATGTTGTTCTTACCAGATAATCCCTCTGCAGAATTGGGACATGCCCTTCTCATGTTTGTCACAGGTTTAAGCATCTCTTTGAGTGGTCCAGCTACAAACAG CCCTATATCTGCAGAGATTGTCCCTGAAAAATCAAGAACAAGCATTTATGCATTGGACAGATCTTTTGTGTCTGTGCTATCTTCGTTTGCACCCCCTACTGTTGGCATTTTAGCCGAGCATGTTTATGGATACAAACCAATTTTCTATGGACCAAGTGAAAGTACCAGTGTTGAGATTGACAGACAAAATGCTTCATCTCTGGCCAAAGCACTTTACACTGCAATAGCAATTCCTATGTTACTCTGTTGTTTCATATATTCCTTCTTGTACTGCACCTATCCATGA
- the LOC135625294 gene encoding probable protein phosphatase 2C 41, translating into MDKIGCLRSCCSRFAGPSLTVGKGKNSQAHIRITYGFSLLKGTADHPIEDYHVAKFVRMRDQELGLFAVFDGHLGDTVASYLQKHLFTNIIKEEDFWTNPDIAIRRAYEKTDNEILSHSRDLGRGGSTAVTAILVNGSKLWVANVGDSRAVLATRREVIQMTTDHEPNSERERIETRGGFVLNMPGDVARVNGQLAVSRAFGDKCLKPHLSSDPDIQVEDTNSEAELLILASDGLWKVMNNEEAVDLARKFKNPLSAAKRLTLEAFNRDSKDDISCIVVRFKR; encoded by the exons ATGGATAAGATCGGCTGTCTGAGGTCCTGCTGTTCTCGG TTTGCAGGTCCCTCACTAACTGTTGGTAAAGGTAAAAATTCCCAAGCTCACATCAGGATTACTTATGGGTTTAGCCTACTAAAAGGAACAGCAGATCATCCTATTGAGGATTATCATGTGGCTAAATTTGTTCGCATGAGAGATCAGGAACTTGGTCTGTTTGCTGTGTTTGATGGCCATTTGGGCGATACTGTGGCATCATACTTACAGAAGCATTTATTTACCAATATCATAAAGGAG GAAGATTTCTGGACCAATCCTGATATAGCCATCAGAAGGGCCTATGAGAAGACTGATAATGAGATACTCTCTCATAGTCGTGATTTGGGGCGTGGTGGATCCACTGCTGTTACTGCAATTCTTGTAAACGGCAGCAAATTGTGGGTGGCTAATGTTGGTGATTCACGAGCTGTTCTGGCCACGCGTCGAGAGgtgatacagatgacaacggatcaTGAACCGAATTCTGAACGTGAGCGTATTGAAACAAGGGGTGGATTTGTTCTTAACATGCCAG GGGATGTCGCAAGAGTTAATGGGCAATTAGCTGTTTCGCGGGCTTTTGGAGACAAGTGCCTCAAGCCACATTTAAGTTCAGATCCTGATATACAAGTTGAAGACACAAACTCAGAAGCAGAGCTGCTCATCCTTGCAAGTGACGGCCTCTGGAAG GTGATGAACAATGAGGAGGCTGTCGATCttgcaagaaaattcaagaatccACTATCAGCAGCCAAGCGGCTGACTCTGGAAGCTTTCAACCGAGATAGTAAAGATGACATATCGTGCATTGTTGTTCGATTCAAGCGGTAG
- the LOC135625293 gene encoding probable pectin methyltransferase QUA2 codes for MSRPLYRGFSGGGRGSGGTGHDFFDVSYQAKDLGENGFGHELMSPAGTNRSRQSLIFTFLKLGLVVFIVLSLSSSLYWAISISTSSRGNIHHGYRRLQEQVVADLTEIGELSLGIARLKELEFCPPEYENYAPCYNNVSEDFDLVDPLVPIEYERNCVPDAKKGCLILPPRNYRIPLRWPGGRDIIWKENVKITGHEFSSGSLTKRMMVEEEQISFRSGSLMVDGVEDYTHQIAEMIGLPNESNFIESGIRTVLDIGCGFGSFGAHLFSKQLLTMCIANYEASGSQVQLTLERGIPAMIGSFSSRQLPYPYLSFDMLHCARCEIEWEKNDGIFLVEVDRLMRPGGYFVWTSQMNTHRSQREKENQKKWSLIRDFAENLCWDMLSQQDETIVWKKTSRRKCYSSRKAGPAVCGRSHDVESPYYQPLNPCIAGTRSRRWIPIECRTPWPSRARLNSTELDIHGIHLEDFAEDAANWNSVIHNFWSLLSPLIFSDHPKRPGDEDPSPPFNMLRNVLDMNAHFGGFNAALLDAGKSVWVMNVVPISGPNYLPMIFDRGFIGVQHDWCEAFPTYPRTYDMVHADGLLSLETRQKHRCSMLDIFLEIDRILRPEGWVIIRDAAHLVEAARSMTTQLRWDARMVELDSSSDKKLLVCQKLFFRKQQ; via the exons ATGTCGAGGCCGCTGTACCGTGGGTTCTCCGGTGGCGGAAGGGGCAGCGGCGGCACCGGTCATGACTTCTTTGATGTGAGCTATCAGGCAAAGGATTTAGGGGAGAATGGGTTCGGCCACGAGCTCATGAGCCCCGCTGGAACAAATCGAAGCCGGCAAAGTCTCATTTTTACCTTCCTTAAGCTGGGTCTAGTCGTCTTTATCGTACTTTCGCTCTCCAGCTCCCTCTATTGGgccatctccatctccacctcctcTAGGGGCAACATCCACCACGGCTACCGGCGCCTCCAGGAACAGGTTGTCGCTGATCTCACAGAGATCGGAGAGCTCTCGCTTGGAATTGCACGGTTGAAAGAGTTGGAATTCTGCCCGCCTGAGTATGAGAACTATGCCCCTTGTTATAACAATGTCTCCGAGGATTTTGATTTGGTAGATCCCCTGGTGCCAATTGAGTATGAAAGAAACTGTGTTCCTGATGCCAAGAAGGGTTGTTTGATTCTTCCTCCAAGGAACTACAGAATTCCACTGAGGTGGCCAGGTGGGAGGGACATCATTTGGAAGGAGAATGTCAAGATCACCGGACACGAATTCTCCTCTGGGAGCTTAACCAAGAG GATGATGGTGGAGGAAGAGCAGATCTCTTTCCGTTCTGGCTCCCTCATGGTTGATGGTGTAGAAGATTATACTCATCAAATAGCAGAGATGATTGGGTTGCCGAACGAATCTAACTTCATCGAGTCTGGG ATAAGAACTGTTCTAGACATAGGGTGTGGTTTTGGAAGCTTTGGAGCACATCTCTTCTCAAAGCAGCTCTTGACCATGTGCATCGCAAATTATGAGGCATCGGGTAGTCAAGTTCAACTAACACTCGAGAGAGGCATTCCTGCCATGATCGGTTCATTTTCATCAAGACAGTTGCCATATCcgtacctttcttttgatatgctGCACTGTGCAAGATGTGAGATTGAGTGGGAGAAAAATG ATGGTATTTTCCTAGTTGAAGTCGACAGACTTATGAGACCTGGGGGTTACTTTGTCTGGACTTCGCAAATGAATACTCATAGATCCCAACGtgaaaaagaaaatcaaaagaaGTGGTCACTGATTCGTGATTTTGCTGAAAATCTTTGCTGGGATATGTTGTCACAGCAAGATGAAACAATTGTCTGGAAGAAGACTAGCAGAAGGAAATGTTACAGTTCTAG GAAGGCTGGACCTGCAGTTTGTGGTAGAAGCCATGATGTTGAATCTCCATATTACCAACCACTCAATCCCTGTATAGCAGGGACAAGAAGTCGGCGGTGGATTCCCATTGAGTGTCGTACACCCTGGCCTTCTCGAGCTAGACTGAATTCAACTGAACTTGATATACATG GAATACACCTTGAGGACTTCGCTGAGGATGCTGCAAATTGGAATTCGGTGATTCATAATTTTTGGTCACTTCTTTCACCTCTTATATTTTCGGATCATCCAAAGAGACCTGGTGATGAGGACCCATCCCCGCCATTTAACATGCTTAGAAATGTTCTTGATATGAATGCTCATTTTGGTGGTTTTAATGCTGCTTTGTTGGATGCTGGAAAATCCGTGTGGGTGATGAATGTTGTGCCGATAAGTGGCCCAAACTATCTCCCAATGATTTTCGACAGGGGGTTTATTGGTGTTCAGCATGATTG GTGTGAAGCATTTCCAACGTATCCAAGAACTTATGATATGGTGCATGCTGATGGATTGCTGTCTCTCGAGACTCGCCAAAAGCATAGGTGTTCCATGCTCGACATCTTCTTAGAGATTGATCGCATTCTACGACCTGAG GGTTGGGTGATAATCCGCGATGCGGCACATCTTGTTGAAGCTGCTAGATCAATGACAACACAGCTGAGATGGGATGCCCGCATGGTGGAGCTCGACAGTAGCAGTGACAAAAAGCTCCTGGTTTGTCAGAAGCTGTTCTTTAGGAAGCAGCAGTAA